A single genomic interval of Saccharospirillum mangrovi harbors:
- a CDS encoding MlaC/ttg2D family ABC transporter substrate-binding protein: protein MSVIRSASVVMLGLGLLLAGLASAEGFTPAKSAEQSVIEGVEQVLTVVEKYNSGSAGDRQAYLDEVAEVLEPLIGYTVIVSRIMGDTLQTATNEQKLRFLDVFKRSMINTYAGGLYNFGAYDVRLVPDQDSEENTVRNTRVRLEAVSPQGQRYPMIQSVYYSQASDGWKMQNVIFNGINLGVTFKTQFDQIYREQGGDLDATIDEWERITAESYETSQFQ from the coding sequence ATGAGTGTTATCCGAAGTGCGTCGGTTGTGATGCTGGGTCTTGGGCTGTTGTTGGCCGGTTTGGCGTCGGCGGAAGGGTTTACCCCCGCTAAGTCTGCCGAGCAAAGCGTGATCGAAGGTGTCGAGCAGGTGCTGACGGTGGTTGAGAAATACAACAGCGGCAGCGCCGGGGATCGCCAGGCCTACCTGGATGAAGTGGCGGAAGTGCTGGAGCCGTTAATCGGTTACACCGTCATTGTCAGCCGCATCATGGGCGATACGCTGCAAACGGCGACCAACGAACAGAAACTGCGCTTTCTGGATGTTTTCAAGCGGTCGATGATCAACACCTACGCCGGTGGCCTGTATAACTTCGGTGCCTATGACGTGCGTCTGGTGCCGGATCAGGACAGCGAAGAAAACACGGTGCGCAACACCCGGGTGCGGCTGGAAGCCGTATCGCCACAGGGCCAGCGCTATCCGATGATTCAGAGCGTTTACTACAGCCAGGCGTCGGATGGCTGGAAAATGCAGAACGTCATTTTCAACGGCATCAACCTGGGTGTGACGTTTAAAACTCAGTTTGACCAGATTTACCGCGAGCAGGGCGGCGACCTGGACGCGA